The DNA window GACGCGGGGACAGACCGGCCTCACGATGATTTTTGACGAAATCGATCGGGGTGTCGGTGGCGCCACTGCGGATGCTGTGGGGCGTCGTCTGTCGGCGCTGGCCGCAGAGGGCCAGGTGCTGGTGGTGACCCATTCGCCTCAGGTGGCTGCCCTTGGCACGCATCACTGGCGCGTGGAAAAGCGGGTCTCCCGCGGCATGACCACCTCGACGGTCGTGCCGCTGCCCGGCGACGACCGCATCGACGAGATTGCGCGGATGCTCTCAGGCGACACCATCACCGATGAAGCGCGGGCAGCCGCCCGCTCACTGCTTGCTGTTCAGGGATGCAGCGGATGATCAGGCACCGGTGCGCGCCTCTCATTGAAAACCGGCAGACCCCAGGGCGGGCAACGGATGCCTGACAACGACCGCTCCTATATCTCAAGACAGTTCGACATGGCAGTCAGCTCCTGCCGTGACGGTCTCGTACACATCCGCAAGCACGGGCCGGGTCAGGTGCAGTTCTGGTTCATCGCGCTGGCGGTTGGTATCGCCGCCGGGTTTGCAGCGCTCTTTTTCCGAAAGGGTGTCAACAGCTTACAGACCTTCCTTTACGGGACCGAGGACGTGCGTCTGCTGCACAGCTTTGCGCAGTCCCTGCCGTGGTACATGATCCTGATCATTCCGATCTGCGGCGGGCTGGTGGTAGGACTGATCCTGCACAATTTCACCCGCGATGCACGCGCGCGCTCGGTGGCGGACGTCATCCATGGCGCTGCGATGCACGACGGGCGGGTCGAGACGCGGGCCGGGCTGGCCTCTGCCCTGGCCTCGATGATCACACTTGGCACCGGCGGGTCGAGTGGCCGGGAAGGACCGGTGGTGCACCTTGCGGCCGTGATCTCCACATGGGTCAACCGCCGCATGCATGCAGACGGGATCACCGGGCGCGATCTGCTGGGCTGTGCCGTTGCGGCGGCTGTTTCCGCGAGCTTCAACGCGCCGATTGCCGGGGCGCTCTTTGCGCTGGAGGTGGTGCTGCGCCACTTTGCCGTACACGCCTTTGCGCCGATTGTGATTGCAAGTGCAGCCGGTACGGTCATCAACCGCCTCGAATTCGGGGGCGTGACTGAGTTCACGCTGACCACCGTTAACGACGTGCAGTTCTATCAGGAGATGCCTGCCTATCTTCTGCTCGGGCTGGTCTGTGGGCTGGTGGCTGTGGCTCTGATGAAAGCCATCTTCTGGGCGGATGATTTCGGCAATCACGTTCAGGAACGTACCGGTCTGCCGCGCTGGCTGCGCCCGGCGGTTGCCGGTGCACTGCTCGGCGGGATCGCAATCTGGTATCCGCATATCATCGGGGTCGGGTATGAAACGACGTTCCTCGCCATGGACGGCCAGCTTTTCCTGCGGGATGCGATTGTCTTTGCGGTGATTAAAACCATCGCCGTGGCAGTGACCATGGCGGGGCGTATGGGCGGCGGGGTATTCTCGCCATCGCTGATGGTCGGCGCGCTGACGGGGCTGAGTTTCGGGCTGATCGCGACCAGCGTTTTCCCCGAGGTTTCCGGATCCATTTCACTTTATGCGCTCGCCGGGACGGGCGCTGTGGCGGCGGCCGTGCTGGGCGCGCCGATTTCGACAACGCTCATTGTGTTTGAGCTGACAGGAGACTGGCAGACCGGGCTGGCGGTCATGGTCGCGGTTTCGATGTCGACCGCTCTGGCCTCAAAACTTGTGGACCGCAGTTTCTTTCTCAGCCAGCTTGAGCGGCGCGATATCCACCTTGCGGCAGGCCCGCAGGCCTATCTGCTGGCTATGTTCCGGGTGAACGGTGTGATGCGCCCGCCCGATCATCCGCGTGCTGCCAGTGAAGAGGTTTGCTGGGACATGATCGGCGACGGCGTTTATGTTGATGCGACCGCCACGCTTGAAGCTGCAATGCCGCTCTTTGAAGCCGGCGTGCAGTTTGTTCCGGTGGTGTCTCTGAGCAAGGATGCGGCACCGCCTGAGTTACTGGGCGCGCTCTTTCATGTAGATGCTCTCAAGGCATACAACCGGGCGCTGGCGGCCACGGCGGCCGAAGAACACTCCTGATCAGATTTCTTCGACCGTCACATCGCCGGTGGTGTAAAAGGCCAGGTGATCTTTGATACGCGCAACGCCTTCTTTGGGGGTTTCATAAGACCACGCGACATCTTTCAGCGTAGTGCTTTTGGTGACGACCGAGAAATATGTGGCGTCCCCTTTATGCGGGCAGTGTGTGGATTTGTCGGTCTTGTCGAGGAAAGCCATGGCGATGTCATCCCGCGGAAAATAAATCACCGGCGGGTAGTCGCCCTCCACCAGTTCCAGCGCTTCGCTGCTCTCTCCCAGAACGGCGCCACCGGCCCTGACAGACCACGTGCCCGCAGATTTCCTTACGGTGATATGATCGGCCATGTCAGGTCTCCCCCCTTTGAATTTTAACGATATTCCGTCGCTCTGCACTTCAGAGCGATGATCGTGCCCGCAGCCTAGAGCGGTGCGGTGGCCGCATCCAACCATGTTTTCGCATCCGGGGATACCCGGGGGCCGATCTTTTCTGCCACTGCCGCGTGGTATGTGTTGAGCCAGTCGCGTTCGTCCGTGCTCAGCATCTCCCGCACCACCAGTCGCCGGTCCACGGGCACCCATGTCAGTGTCCGCCAGTCCAGCATGTTGCGGTGGGCGTCGCCGCCCGGCAGTTCAGGCGCGTCCTGCGCCACGATCAGGTTTTCGATGCGGATC is part of the Roseobacter ponti genome and encodes:
- a CDS encoding chloride channel protein; its protein translation is MPDNDRSYISRQFDMAVSSCRDGLVHIRKHGPGQVQFWFIALAVGIAAGFAALFFRKGVNSLQTFLYGTEDVRLLHSFAQSLPWYMILIIPICGGLVVGLILHNFTRDARARSVADVIHGAAMHDGRVETRAGLASALASMITLGTGGSSGREGPVVHLAAVISTWVNRRMHADGITGRDLLGCAVAAAVSASFNAPIAGALFALEVVLRHFAVHAFAPIVIASAAGTVINRLEFGGVTEFTLTTVNDVQFYQEMPAYLLLGLVCGLVAVALMKAIFWADDFGNHVQERTGLPRWLRPAVAGALLGGIAIWYPHIIGVGYETTFLAMDGQLFLRDAIVFAVIKTIAVAVTMAGRMGGGVFSPSLMVGALTGLSFGLIATSVFPEVSGSISLYALAGTGAVAAAVLGAPISTTLIVFELTGDWQTGLAVMVAVSMSTALASKLVDRSFFLSQLERRDIHLAAGPQAYLLAMFRVNGVMRPPDHPRAASEEVCWDMIGDGVYVDATATLEAAMPLFEAGVQFVPVVSLSKDAAPPELLGALFHVDALKAYNRALAATAAEEHS
- a CDS encoding DUF427 domain-containing protein — protein: MADHITVRKSAGTWSVRAGGAVLGESSEALELVEGDYPPVIYFPRDDIAMAFLDKTDKSTHCPHKGDATYFSVVTKSTTLKDVAWSYETPKEGVARIKDHLAFYTTGDVTVEEI